The following coding sequences are from one Pelecanus crispus isolate bPelCri1 chromosome 15, bPelCri1.pri, whole genome shotgun sequence window:
- the ZMYND12 gene encoding zinc finger MYND domain-containing protein 12: protein MARPARPFRRKRRLGNAAAVLAGPPRCELCGAAGRLRCRRCRLTYYCDADHQKADWVSIHERICQLLIPIRTSAPFLLSEKERKHGTEQLLKRQKYIIDLAYSTAQEFVLEGKHEEAIPAALHALRFSTEVYGSNSVQLVPAYLLLAEASTGVGRLPEASKYLSQAQWIVLKTPDCSVAVQYKLHRSLGLLCAAKGNFEQALYHLANDIYLASSTFGLKSIETSGGYFHMANVFFRQNKMDIANSLYAEVTNIWHAFLLKSVQAQEQILKPRLEMSPCTEDKEVSEDRMTEAQRAEAIRVLRAVLDIRERAPKQQPGETARVLHALAMLYYLTMDLSKARKVGMKAFDLVKQLPQRESLEAIGHLLTLINSKPSYTK, encoded by the exons atggcccgcccc GCCCGCCCCTTCCGCCGGAAGCGTCGCCTTGGCAACGCGGCGGCGGTGCTGGCGGGGCCTCCCCGCTGCGAGctgtgcggggcggcggggcggctccgctgccgccgctgccgcctcaCCTACTACTG TGATGCAGATCATCAAAAAGCCGATTGGGTTAGCATCCATGAGCGAATATGCCAGCTGCTGATTCCAATCCGTACGTCCgccccttttctcctttctgaaaaagaaagaaaacatggcaCAGAACAGCTGCTGAAGAGGCAG AAATACATCATCGATCTCGCGTACAGCACAGCCCAGGAGTTTGTTTTGGAGGGAAAGCATGAAGAAGCAATACCTGCAGCTTTGCATGCACTGCGTTTCAGTACTGAAGTGTACGGCTCAAATTCTGTGCAACTGGTGCCTGCTTATCTCCTCTTGGCTGAGGCCTCCACTG GCGTTGGCCGTCTTCCAGAGGCATCTAAGTATCTCTCCCAAGCTCAGTGGATTGTCCTCAAAACTCCAGACTGCAGTGTTGCTGTTCAGTATAAATTACATCGTAGTCTGGGACTTCTCTGTGCTGCCAAAGGAAACTTTGAACAGGCTTTATATCACCTGGCGAATGAT ATTTACCTTGCTAGTTCTACATTTGGACTAAAATCTATTGAGACCTCTGGAGGGTATTTCCACATGGCTAATGTTTTCTTTCGCCAGAACAAAATGGACATAGCAAACTCGCTCTATGCTGAG GTAACCAACATCTGGCACGCCTTCCTTCTGAAGTCAGTTCAAGCGCAGGAGCAAATACTCAAGCCACGATTGGAAATGTCTCCGTGCACCGAGGACAAGGAAGTCAGCGAAGACCGTATGA CGGAAGCCCAGCGAGCAGAAGCAATCCGAGTACTGCGCGCGGTACTAGACATCAGAGAACGGGCACCGAAGCAACAGCCTGGGGAAACTGCCAGAGTTTTGCATGCTCTTGCCATGCTTTATTACCTGACCATGGATTTATCGAAG GCTCGCAAGGTGGGGATGAAAGCCTTTGACTTGGTGAAACAACTGCCCCAACGAGAGTCTCTGGAAGCCATTGGCCATTTGTTAACGTTGATTAACTCCAAGCCTTCCTACACAAAATAA
- the SLC2A1 gene encoding solute carrier family 2, facilitated glucose transporter member 1 isoform X2: MPSKKQMTARLMLAVGGAVLGSLQFGYNTGVINAPQKVIEDFYNRTWLYRYEEPISPATLTTLWSLSVAIFSVGGMIGSFSVGLFVNRFGRRNSMLMSNVLAFLSAILMGFSKMALSFEMLILGRFIIGLYSGLTTGFVPMYVGEVSPTALRGALGTFHQLGIVLGILIAQVFGLDLIMGNESLWPLLLGFIFVPALLQCIILPFAPESPRFLLINRNEENKAKSVLKKLRGTTDVSSDLQEMKEESRQMMREKKVTIMELFRSPMYRQPILIAIVLQLSQQLSGINAVFYYSTSIFEKAGVEQPVYATIGSGVVNTAFTVVSLFVVERAGRRTLHLIGLAGMAGCAVLMTIALTLLDQMPWMSYLSIVAIFGFVAFFEIGPGPIPWFIVAELFSQGPRPAAFAVAGLSNWTSNFIVGMGFQYIEQLCGSYVFIIFTVLLVLFFIFTYFKVPETKGRTFDEIASGFRQGGASQSDKTPDEFHSLGADSQV, encoded by the exons ATGCCAtcaaaaaagcaa ATGACGGCTCGCCTGATGCTCGCCGTGGGAGGAGCGGTGCTGGGTTCTTTGCAGTTCGGCTACAATACCGGTGTCATCAACGCCCCACAAAAG GTGATCGAGGACTTCTACAACCGTACCTGGCTCTACCGATATGAGGAGCCTATCAGCCCCGCCACCCTCACCACGCTCTGGTCCCTCTCTGTTGCCATCTTCTCCGTCGGAGGCATGATCGGATCCTTTTCCGTGGGGCTCTTTGTCAATCGCTTTGGACG gcGCAACTCCATGCTGATGTCCAACGTTCTCGCCTTCTTGTCCGCCATCCTCATGGGCTTCTCCAAGATGGCTTTATCTTTTGAGATGCTCATCCTCGGCCGCTTCATCATCGGCCTCTACTCTGGCCTCACCACCGGTTTCGTGCCCATGTACGTGGGCGAGGTGTCGCCCACTGCACTGCGGGGCGCGTTGGGAACCTTCCACCAGCTCGGCATCGTCTTGGGCATCCTCATCGCTCAA GTGTTCGGTTTGGACTTGATCATGGGAAACGAATCGCTCTGGCCGCTGCTCCTGGGCTTCATCTtcgtccctgccctgctgcagtgcaTCATCCTGCCCTTCGCCCCCGAGAGCCCCCGCTTCCTCCTCATCAACCGCAACGAGGAGAACAAAGCCAAGAGCG TCCTCAAAAAGCTGCGAGGCACGACGGACGTCAGCAGCGACCTCCAGGAGATGAAGGAGGAGAGCCGGCAAATGATGAGGGAGAAGAAGGTCACCATCATGGAGCTCTTCCGTTCCCCCATGTATCGCCAGCCCATCCTCATCGCGATCGTCCTGCAGCTGTCCCAGCAGCTCTCGGGGATCAACGCG GTCTTCTACTACTCCACCAGCATCTTCGAGAAGGCGGGTGTGGAGCAGCCCGTCTATGCCACCATTGGCTCCGGCGTGGTGAATACGGCGTTCACGGTCGTTTCG CTCTTCGTGGTGGAGCGCGCCGGACGCAGGACCCTCCACCTCATCGGCCTGGCGGGGATGGCGGGGTGCGCCGTGCTCATGACCATCGCCCTGACGCTGCTG GACCAAATGCCGTGGATGTCCTACCTCAGCATCGTGGCCATCTTTGGGTTCGTGGCCTTCTTCGAGATCGGTCCGGGCCCCATCCCCTGGTTTATCGTGGCAGAACTGTTCAGCCAAGGCCCTCGTCCCGCTGCCTTCGCCGTTGCCGGGCTGTCCAACTGGACCTCCAACTTCATCGTGGGCATGGGCTTCCAGTACATCGAG caaCTCTGCGGCTCCTACGTCTTCATCATCTTCACGGTGCTGCTAGTCCTCTTCTTCATCTTCACCTACTTCAAGGTGCCAGAGACGAAGGGTCGGACCTTTGACGAAATCGCCTCGGGTTTCCGGCAGGGGGGAGCGAGCCAGAGCGACAAAACCCCGGATGAGTTCCACAGCTTGGGCGCCGACTCCCAGGTCTAA
- the PPCS gene encoding phosphopantothenate--cysteine ligase isoform X1 — translation MAAEGGGEAAAAAEARVRAWAAGQAAHGRRVALVTSGGTQVPLEARAVRFLENFSSGRRGAASAERLVAAGYGVCFLHRARSAFPWARVLPPPGPALLDALRLTPGPPPGVAADPAALPALLPALRDYRRATEAGALLAIEFTGLAEYLALLRAAARALAPFGSSVMFYLAAAVSDFYIPASEMPEHKIQSSEGPLQITMKMVPKMLSPLVKEWAPEAFVISFKLETDPLILIDKSRQALEKYRHQVVVANILESRRTSVIIVTKDSQTPLSLSDEEIAQGIEIEEKIVSYLQGQHTAFIEKKV, via the exons atggcggcggagggcggcggggaggcggcggcggcggccgaggcGCGCGTGCGGGCCtgggcggcggggcaggcggcgCACGGGCGGCGCGTGGCGCTGGTGACGTCGGGGGGGACGCAGGTGCCGCTGGAGGCGCGCGCCGTCCGCTTCCTGGAGAACTTCAgcagcgggcggcggggggcggcctcGGCGGAGCGGCTGGTGGCGGCCGGCTACGGCGTCTGCTTCCTGCACCGGGCCCGCTCCGCCTTCCCCTGGGCCAGGGtcctcccgccgcccggccccgccctgCTCGACGCCCTCCGCCTCacccccgggccgccgcccggCGTGGCCGCCGaccccgccgccctgcccgccctgctgcCCGCCCTCCGCGACTACCGGCGCGCTACCGAGGCGGGGGCGCTGCTGGCCATCGAGTTCACCGGGCTGGCCGAGTACCTGGCGCTGCTGcgggccgccgcccgcgccctgGCGCCCTTCG GCTCCAGCGTCATGTTTTACCTGGCAGCCGCCGTGTCGGATTTCTACATCCCCGCCTCGGAGATGCCCGAGCACAAGATCCAGTCCTCGGAGGGGCCCCTGCAG ATCACAATGAAGATGGTGCCAAAAATGCTGTCTCCTCTCGTCAAAGAATGGGCCCCGGAGGCATTTGTTATTTCCTTTAAACTGGAGACAGATCCCTTGATCTTAATCGATAAATCCCGGCAGGCTCTGGAAAAATATCGTCACCAGGTGGTGGTAGCAAATATCCTGGAGTCCCGGAGAACCTCTGTTATTATTGTAACCAAAGACTCACAGACTCCGTTATCTCTTTCTGATGAGGAAATAGCGCAAGGCATAGAAATAGAGGAAAAGATAGTGAGCTACCTTCAGGGCCAACATACTGCATTTATAGAGAAGAAAGTCTGA
- the SLC2A1 gene encoding solute carrier family 2, facilitated glucose transporter member 1 isoform X1, which yields MTARLMLAVGGAVLGSLQFGYNTGVINAPQKVIEDFYNRTWLYRYEEPISPATLTTLWSLSVAIFSVGGMIGSFSVGLFVNRFGRRNSMLMSNVLAFLSAILMGFSKMALSFEMLILGRFIIGLYSGLTTGFVPMYVGEVSPTALRGALGTFHQLGIVLGILIAQVFGLDLIMGNESLWPLLLGFIFVPALLQCIILPFAPESPRFLLINRNEENKAKSVLKKLRGTTDVSSDLQEMKEESRQMMREKKVTIMELFRSPMYRQPILIAIVLQLSQQLSGINAVFYYSTSIFEKAGVEQPVYATIGSGVVNTAFTVVSLFVVERAGRRTLHLIGLAGMAGCAVLMTIALTLLDQMPWMSYLSIVAIFGFVAFFEIGPGPIPWFIVAELFSQGPRPAAFAVAGLSNWTSNFIVGMGFQYIEQLCGSYVFIIFTVLLVLFFIFTYFKVPETKGRTFDEIASGFRQGGASQSDKTPDEFHSLGADSQV from the exons ATGACGGCTCGCCTGATGCTCGCCGTGGGAGGAGCGGTGCTGGGTTCTTTGCAGTTCGGCTACAATACCGGTGTCATCAACGCCCCACAAAAG GTGATCGAGGACTTCTACAACCGTACCTGGCTCTACCGATATGAGGAGCCTATCAGCCCCGCCACCCTCACCACGCTCTGGTCCCTCTCTGTTGCCATCTTCTCCGTCGGAGGCATGATCGGATCCTTTTCCGTGGGGCTCTTTGTCAATCGCTTTGGACG gcGCAACTCCATGCTGATGTCCAACGTTCTCGCCTTCTTGTCCGCCATCCTCATGGGCTTCTCCAAGATGGCTTTATCTTTTGAGATGCTCATCCTCGGCCGCTTCATCATCGGCCTCTACTCTGGCCTCACCACCGGTTTCGTGCCCATGTACGTGGGCGAGGTGTCGCCCACTGCACTGCGGGGCGCGTTGGGAACCTTCCACCAGCTCGGCATCGTCTTGGGCATCCTCATCGCTCAA GTGTTCGGTTTGGACTTGATCATGGGAAACGAATCGCTCTGGCCGCTGCTCCTGGGCTTCATCTtcgtccctgccctgctgcagtgcaTCATCCTGCCCTTCGCCCCCGAGAGCCCCCGCTTCCTCCTCATCAACCGCAACGAGGAGAACAAAGCCAAGAGCG TCCTCAAAAAGCTGCGAGGCACGACGGACGTCAGCAGCGACCTCCAGGAGATGAAGGAGGAGAGCCGGCAAATGATGAGGGAGAAGAAGGTCACCATCATGGAGCTCTTCCGTTCCCCCATGTATCGCCAGCCCATCCTCATCGCGATCGTCCTGCAGCTGTCCCAGCAGCTCTCGGGGATCAACGCG GTCTTCTACTACTCCACCAGCATCTTCGAGAAGGCGGGTGTGGAGCAGCCCGTCTATGCCACCATTGGCTCCGGCGTGGTGAATACGGCGTTCACGGTCGTTTCG CTCTTCGTGGTGGAGCGCGCCGGACGCAGGACCCTCCACCTCATCGGCCTGGCGGGGATGGCGGGGTGCGCCGTGCTCATGACCATCGCCCTGACGCTGCTG GACCAAATGCCGTGGATGTCCTACCTCAGCATCGTGGCCATCTTTGGGTTCGTGGCCTTCTTCGAGATCGGTCCGGGCCCCATCCCCTGGTTTATCGTGGCAGAACTGTTCAGCCAAGGCCCTCGTCCCGCTGCCTTCGCCGTTGCCGGGCTGTCCAACTGGACCTCCAACTTCATCGTGGGCATGGGCTTCCAGTACATCGAG caaCTCTGCGGCTCCTACGTCTTCATCATCTTCACGGTGCTGCTAGTCCTCTTCTTCATCTTCACCTACTTCAAGGTGCCAGAGACGAAGGGTCGGACCTTTGACGAAATCGCCTCGGGTTTCCGGCAGGGGGGAGCGAGCCAGAGCGACAAAACCCCGGATGAGTTCCACAGCTTGGGCGCCGACTCCCAGGTCTAA
- the PPCS gene encoding phosphopantothenate--cysteine ligase isoform X2, producing the protein MKMVPKMLSPLVKEWAPEAFVISFKLETDPLILIDKSRQALEKYRHQVVVANILESRRTSVIIVTKDSQTPLSLSDEEIAQGIEIEEKIVSYLQGQHTAFIEKKV; encoded by the coding sequence ATGAAGATGGTGCCAAAAATGCTGTCTCCTCTCGTCAAAGAATGGGCCCCGGAGGCATTTGTTATTTCCTTTAAACTGGAGACAGATCCCTTGATCTTAATCGATAAATCCCGGCAGGCTCTGGAAAAATATCGTCACCAGGTGGTGGTAGCAAATATCCTGGAGTCCCGGAGAACCTCTGTTATTATTGTAACCAAAGACTCACAGACTCCGTTATCTCTTTCTGATGAGGAAATAGCGCAAGGCATAGAAATAGAGGAAAAGATAGTGAGCTACCTTCAGGGCCAACATACTGCATTTATAGAGAAGAAAGTCTGA